The Hevea brasiliensis isolate MT/VB/25A 57/8 chromosome 1, ASM3005281v1, whole genome shotgun sequence DNA segment TATTGCCTTTTTGAGTGGTGCTctctaggtttttttttttttttaattatatatatatatatatatatatatatatatatatatatatatatatataaactagcaTAATATCAATATTATGCAtgagtaatttataatttatatttttaatttaatttttaattatattttaaataaaataaattattactattaaattaattttaaattaaaatttttctcttatttaatttaatttgaataaacttTTAcctgttataataataaatttttaattaatttatgatataattaattaaaatgtttatttaattatttatatatatatatattaatagtaattttcataaatatttcatTTGAAATGTAATAAAAGtactttattaaaaatataatttaaatttcataaaatttttatattttatctcataatttatataaattaaaaatatataacattattattaattaaaaataatatttattatattattttttaaaaatactatatctaagtataaatttcttttattaatttgatatgttttttataaaataattctttgacaaaaatagttatcacttaacataaatttataatataaaataaatacattttataaaaattaaagttttaaaatatcgctattttctattaatataataaatattaaaaatatatattatttttcaaaagacagatttcataatttaatactataactttttttaataatatttacttgtagttaaattttttatgcaattatatttataatttatttttaaaattctacttttatataaaaatatagttgaaagataatttatacttaaaaatatagatatttaattaaatttaaaaataattttaataaaaattaatgataataaaatatgaataatcaaaatattaattataattacattaaatatataattataatgaaataaaatatttaaaagtttaaaaaatattaaataagaaatttataaaaaaatttaataattaaatatatttaaataaataaattttgagaataataactaataactttttaaaaaataataaaaaataatacaaataaaaAAGGATTTGAGAGAATTGAGATGAAAtgaatatatttgatgagaatagAGCGTTTGATGTATATCACATGTCTCACATGACATGttatacataaataaataaataaaaattatttaaataaaaattaatttataattaaatattatttaattaaaaaggataACAAAAGCATtcaaatacaatttttatactagtaaaatattttctatttatttaactATCTCAATTAAAACAAGTTGGtaataatgataattataataaaaattaattaattttaggaaagtgaaataaaaaaatattaaactattaacataaaaaataacatatactaattataaataagtaaaatctctatattttatttttataattttttatatagattacgCTTTTtgtctcttaaatttttttataaagattttataaaaaaataatagaaaatatacaatataataaaaatatttattaaatatatgaaataattttaattaattaaattatacgaGTTGATTATAAGATCacaaaaaataactaaataaataaatattatttaaataaaaaaattaatttataattaaatattatttaattgaaaaaggaTAACAAAAatattccaatttaatttttataacaataaaatattttctatctACTTTGCCGTTTTAGTTAAATGGCTATAAATCGGCCATAaagataataatagtaataagcattaattaatcttaggaaagtgaaataaaaaaatattaaattattaaaataaaaaataatacatattaatcataaataaataagtcaaatttttatattttatttttataactttttatatagattatattttttatctctcaaatgttttaacaaaaattttataataaaaataatataaaatataacaatataacaaaaatatttaataaagatataaaataatttaatgttgacctattattattattattattattattattattattattattattatgcatGGTAACgtggcaaataatatttttatatagataatttataaaaaatattataaataatttttaaatattacatttaactataaaatatcttaatttttaaaaattaaattttaaagaaaataataacttAAATCACaaatattaagataatattataaataataataataattaaaaaagaaataaaaaaaattaaataataattactaattaaaactaaataaatgcatacttaataaaatattatttttttaataataaatttttttttatttttaaataataaatattaaaataataattttaatattaaacaatttttgttatcatatttttcaatttttttaaattttattttaatcaaaattaataaataatttttaatatttaaaattaaaaatttgatattttattaaaagtAAATTTATTTGACTTTATTTAAAAGCATAAGATTTGTTTAactcaaaaaatttaatttaaatttacttaATGCTCTACTAAAATCATAAAtgcttatttattattattattatttttctttttaagtaAGAAGAACGCAGCATGTTACCTTTTCATTATCCTTCGCAATGAATAACTAATGCGCTGAATTGATTTTTATTTACTCTTACATAATTTTTTTAGGAATCTAAATGAAATTAATTTTCACCGACCTCTAAtttctattaataaaatatatatatgcaTATTAAATATCAAGAAAATATTTTACTGTATTTTTTTGAATCTAAGATCAACTTAGTTATTATAAACTGTAGATTATATTTATACAAACAAACCTTTGTCATTCATAGTTTCATCAATCATAATCTAGCAGACGACAATTAGCATAtacattatcatttttttttttttttttttttggatatggAGTAAACTTTTATTAAGAAGAGGCAGGAACTAAATTTCAGAAAATATAGATACAAGATCAGCAGAAACAACAATAGCAACAGAACCTTAAACAACAAACGCTAAACATAAAATCTGCCCCTGCGCTACCCCAACAAACAATCCAAACATACTTATACAATTAATGAGCCAATTAATGGTGCATACATTTGTAAATAATATGTCGAGTTACCGCCTTCAAGCAACTCGGTGATTTTGCATAAACTCAACAAAATGGTCTACGTATCGATCGTGCATATCTTTATCTGCAATTAATTTCTTCATTTCCTTTGCTTTGTCTCTATAGCCTCTTCCTTCCTTTTCAACCATAATCAACCTCAGCGACTCAGCAACCGATTCCCTCCTTAAAGATCCATCTTTCTCATCTTTTGTTATCTCTATACCCACCATCTTCTCTCCAAAAAATCTTGCAATTAGCTCTTGGTCTATAGAGATTGGCATCATAATCAAAGGAAGTTCAAAGTAAAGTGCCTCTATAATTGAAGAGTAACCACAGTGAGTCAAAAAGCCTCCCACCGATTCATGACCCATAATTTTGAGTTGAGGTACCCAACTCGTCCACACCGTTCCACGTCCCTTGACTCGCTCCTCAAACCCATCAGGTAACTTGACCGAGTTTTCTCGCTTTCTATGAGCCCAAAAGAATGGCAACCCTGATAACTCCAACCCAAGTGCCAACTCGTGTAGTTCGGGTTGACTCAGTTCCGACTCGCTTCCAAATGCTATGTAAACCACAGAACCTTTATTTTGCTTGTCTAGCCATTCTTTGATTGTAAGCCACATATCATCTTGGTCACTGCTGCCATCAAAATCTGCAGGCGGCAATAAACCTATTGGAACTACAGGCTTGCAGTGAAGCTCCCCAACAAGCCTGGAAAAGTTACTTTCTAGCTCATTGCAGTTCCTTATAGCTATGACATTACAACCTCCAATTACCGAACCTAAACGAAACACATCGGAGAAACCCGAATTGTTTACCTC contains these protein-coding regions:
- the LOC131180911 gene encoding putative UDP-rhamnose:rhamnosyltransferase 1 isoform X1; translated protein: MSEAKKLHVALFPWLAFGHMIPFFELAKLIAQRGHKISFISTPRNIQRLPKIPPNLAPLINLVSLPLPPVEHLPQNAEATTDIPSHKTPYLKIAFDGLQGPLHQFFQTSTPDWIIYDFAPHWLPPILANLGISGVFFSMYGAWTLSFLGSSTSAMINREDSRTRPEDFTVPPEWIPFPSKIAFGLHEAKRAFGDHIEVNNSGFSDVFRLGSVIGGCNVIAIRNCNELESNFSRLVGELHCKPVVPIGLLPPADFDGSSDQDDMWLTIKEWLDKQNKGSVVYIAFGSESELSQPELHELALGLELSGLPFFWAHRKRENSVKLPDGFEERVKGRGTVWTSWVPQLKIMGHESVGGFLTHCGYSSIIEALYFELPLIMMPISIDQELIARFFGEKMVGIEITKDEKDGSLRRESVAESLRLIMVEKEGRGYRDKAKEMKKLIADKDMHDRYVDHFVEFMQNHRVA
- the LOC131180911 gene encoding putative UDP-rhamnose:rhamnosyltransferase 1 isoform X2; the protein is MSEAKKLHVALFPWLAFGHMIPFFELAKLIAQRGHKISFISTPRNIQRLPKIPPNLAPLINLVSLPLPPVEHLPQNAEATTDIPSHKTPYLKIAFDGLQGPLHQFFQTSTPDWIIYDFAPHWLPPILANLGISGVFFSMYGAWTLSFLGSSTSAMINREDSRTRPEDFTVPPEWIPFPSKIAFGLHEAKRAFGDHIEVNNSGFSDVFRLGSVIGGCNVIAIRNCNELESNFSRLVGELHCKPVVPIGLLPPADFDGSSDQDDMWLTIKEWLDKQNKGSVVYIAFGSESELSQPELHELALGLELSGLPFFWAHRKRENSVKLPDGFEERVKGRGTVWTSWVPQLKIMGHESVGGFLTHCGYSSIIEMVGIEITKDEKDGSLRRESVAESLRLIMVEKEGRGYRDKAKEMKKLIADKDMHDRYVDHFVEFMQNHRVA